The genome window CAGACGGTCACCGTGGCGTACTTTCCCCGCTCCGGCACCCCGCGCTCACCGCCCGGGATGCCCCCGGGAACAAGAGATCCCTTGGGGTATCCCCCTGCTTTTCCAGGAGTTCTCATGTCTGCTGTCGACCACGGTCCCACGACCACGACCCACACCGGGTTCATCGACAACTCGCCGCTCACCTCATTCCACAAGAAACTCACCCTGTTCTCCTCGGGTGGCCCGTTCATCGACGGCTACGTCATCTCCATCATCGGTTTCTCCTGGGCATCCATGGGAACCAGCATGGACATCACGTCCTCGGACAAGGGCCTAATCGCCGCAGCCATCATGGTCGGTATCTTCATCGGCGGGCTGGTCTTCGGATGGCTGACCGACAAGATCGGTCGGCACATCATGTACATCGCCGATCTCCTCGCCTTGGCCCTGTTGTCCATCGTCAGCTTCTTCGCCACGGATGTCTGGCAGCTGATCCTGCTCCGCTTCCTTGTCGGCATGGCCATCGGCGCCGACTATCCCATCGCCACCTCACTGTTGGCCGAATACCTGCCCTCGAAGTTCCGGGGCCGGATGCTCGGCGCCACCTTCGTCGTCTGGGCGATCGGGGCCGCCGTCGCCCCGGTGGTGGGGATGATCTGCACCGCGCTGGCCGGTGACGACGCCTGGCGCTGGATGCTCGCCAGCCCGGCCCTGTTCGCCCTGCTGACCCTCGGCCTCCGCCTCGGCACCCCGGAATCGCCCCGGTGGCTGGTCAGCCAGGGTCGCATCGAGGAAGCGAACGCCTCGATCCGTAAGGCTTTCGGCCCCGGGTATGACGTCACGAGCCTCGGCGAACCAGAACCGGAGAACAAGGCGTCCCTGAAGACTCTGTTCCAGGGCCTCTACCTCAAGCGGACCCTGTTCGTGTCGGTGTTCTGGATGTGCCAGGTCATCCCGATGCTGTCGATCTACTCCTTCTCCTTCGACATCCTCGAAGAGGTCGGCCTTACCGGCAACGGTGCCGAGATCTTCCTCGCCGCCATGTTCGTCCTCGGCGGGATCCCCGGTCTCCTGCTCGTCGACCGGATCGGTCGCAAGCCACTGCTGGTCTGGACCTTCGCCATTGTCGCGGTGGTCTGGGGCGCGGTCGGCGTCATCCAGTCCAGCCCGGTGGCCCTGGTCTTCGCGGCGATCTGCGCCTTCGCCTTCTTCAACGGAGCCGCCAATTTCCTGCAGATCGTCTACCCCAACGAGCTGTTCCCGACCGAGGTCCGGGCCACCGCGGTTGGCGTCGGCACGGCCGTTAGCCGCATCGGCGCGGCCATCGCCACCTACGCCATGCCCTTCGCCCTGGACGCCGGCATCTCCTGGGTCCTCATTGTCGGTGCGATCTTCTCCCTCCTCGGCCTCGGCGCCACGCTGGCCTGGGGAGAAGAGACCAACGGACAGAGCCTCAGCTCCTCGGCCAACCGGATCCCGGTCGCACAACCCGTCGCCTGATCAACCACCAACCCACCCGAAAGGTTCTCCATGTCCTACACTCCCGTCCCTAACCCCGTCGGCCCGGTTGATGCGACCACTATGCCCCGCTACGCCGGCGCCTCCTCCTTCTTCCGAATGCCGGAGATCGGTGCGGTGTCCGACTACGACATCGCCGTACTGGGCGTCCCCTTCGACACCGGGACGTCCTACCGCCCCGGGGCACGCTTCGCACCGATCAGTGTGCGCGAGGCGTCCCGACTGATCCGCCCCGCCTTCCACGTCGAACTCGACGTGGCGCCGTTCCGCGAACTGCAGATCGTCGACGCAAGTGACGTGCCCTGCACCCCCTACAACATTCCGGAGGCCATGGAGCAGATCCAGCGCCATGCCACCGACGTCCTGGGGGACAAGGACGGGCGCCGCCTCGTCAGCGTCGGC of Corynebacterium terpenotabidum Y-11 contains these proteins:
- a CDS encoding MFS transporter, giving the protein MSAVDHGPTTTTHTGFIDNSPLTSFHKKLTLFSSGGPFIDGYVISIIGFSWASMGTSMDITSSDKGLIAAAIMVGIFIGGLVFGWLTDKIGRHIMYIADLLALALLSIVSFFATDVWQLILLRFLVGMAIGADYPIATSLLAEYLPSKFRGRMLGATFVVWAIGAAVAPVVGMICTALAGDDAWRWMLASPALFALLTLGLRLGTPESPRWLVSQGRIEEANASIRKAFGPGYDVTSLGEPEPENKASLKTLFQGLYLKRTLFVSVFWMCQVIPMLSIYSFSFDILEEVGLTGNGAEIFLAAMFVLGGIPGLLLVDRIGRKPLLVWTFAIVAVVWGAVGVIQSSPVALVFAAICAFAFFNGAANFLQIVYPNELFPTEVRATAVGVGTAVSRIGAAIATYAMPFALDAGISWVLIVGAIFSLLGLGATLAWGEETNGQSLSSSANRIPVAQPVA